GTGACGTCCACCCCCGAAGCATCCTCGATGAACTGTGCCGCCTGGGCATGACCGAGATCGATGAAACCCGAGACCAGGTGCGCATCGCACGCAGCACCTTTGTTCCACAAGGGGACCAGGCCAGGATGCTGCGCTTCCTGGGCGACAACACCGGCGATCACCTGCGGGCGGCCGTCAGCAACGTGTTGTCGGCGGGACCGCCTCCCCACTTCGAACAGTCGGTGTTCTCGGACGACCTGTCCGCCGAAGCCATGCCGGTGATCAGGGCGCTGGTTGAGCGCCACTGGCAAATGCTGCTGGATGAATCCATCCCGCTTCTGGAGCGGCTGATCGAAGACGACCGCCGTGCCGGCAGGCTGCAAAACCAGCGCGTGCGCATCGGCCTGTTTCAGTACTTTGAACCCCAAGCCCCACAACCCAAGGCCCGTCCCATCTCGCCCAAGGAACACCCATGAACACCAAGATTGCCCCGATCCAGTCCGTGATCGCCAAGCCCCACCTCGGGCGCTGGCCCAGGCTGAGCACCAGTTGCGCCATCGCACTGATTTCCAGCCTGACCGCCTGCGGCGGCGGTGGTGGCGGTGACCAATCAGCTCAACCTGGCACAGGGGGCACCGGCAGCTACGCCTCTGGATCGATTTCGGGGTTTGGCTCCGTGATCATCAATGGCATCCGCTACGACGATTCGTCCGCCGACGTCATCGACGACGATGACGACAGCCTGAGCCGCAATGACCTGAAGCTGGGCATGACCATTGAGGTCGAAGGTGGTGCAGTGACCGCCGCCAGCACCACTGGCGGGCTGGGGCGCGCCGTGGCCAGCGCCATCCGCGTCGTCAATGAGTTCAAGGGGCCCTTCGGCAACGTCAGCGGCAACGACTTCACCATGCTGGGACAAAACATGAAGGTGGACGCCGGCACCATCTTCGAAGGTGCCACCGACCTGGCCGATGCCGTCAGCAAGCAACTGAGCACCTGCCCCTTTGCCGAGGTTTACGGCTATTACAACGCTGGCGATCAAACCTACACCGCCACACGCTTTGCATGCGACGACAGCGCCACCGAATACCGCCTGTTCGGGCCGGTCAGCAACGTGAACGACACCACGTTCCGCATCCATGCGCTGCTGGTGAACTACAACAGCACCGTGCTGGATGACCAGACCCTCAACGATGGCAACATGGTTCGCGTGCGTCTGAGCGCCGGCAGCTACAACGATGCCAGCCCCGCAGGTATGGCCACCCGCATCACCGTGCGCAACCGCCAGGCGCCCGACACCAGCAAAGCAGAGGTGGAGGGCTTGATCACCGGCCGCACCGAATCGTCAGGCACGGTGAACTTCAGCGTCAACGGACTGCCTGTGCAGGTTGGCAGCAGCACCCAACTGGAAGACGGGCTGAATTTGGCTCAACTGCAAAACGGCGTGCGCGTTGAGGTCGAGGGCCGCATCGTGGATGGCGTGTTGCTGGCGCGAGAAATTGAGCTGGAAGACGACGATGATCTGCGCACGCAGGCAGAGAACCAGGAGTTTGTTGGACTGATCAGCGCCGCGCAGCGTGTCTCTGGTGGCGGCAGCTTCACCTTGACCACCAGCGGTGGCCGGGTCTACAACGTGACGTATGTCGACTCGGCGCTGGATGACGACATCACCAGCAGCCAGATCAGCAACGGCAACCGCGTGGAAGTGAAAGGCACCGTGGACGCCGACGGCGCGAGCATCAGCGCGCTTGAGATCGACACCGAGGACGACTGATCACGATCGCCCATGAAAAAAGCCGCTCAACCGAGCGGCTTTTTTTGCTGGAACTGAAAAGATCAGTTCGAAGCAGCTTCAGAAGCGGCTTCGGTCACAGCGGCGGCTGCGTCAGAAGCGGCTTCGGTCACGGCGGTAGCAGCATCGGAAGCGGCTTCGGTCACAGCTTCGGTAGCGGTGACGGCAGCTTCAGAAGCAGCTTCGGTCATGGCAGCGGCCTCGGAGGCGGCGGTGTCAACGACGGCTTCTTCCTTCTTGCCGCAAGCGGCCAGGGCGATGGAAGCGATCAGCGAAGCCAGCAGGAGCGACTTTTTCATGCTTGTATCCTCGAAAAGGAGTGTCAAAAATACGTTATGGATCGCGTCAAGCCGCGACCAGGTAATGGACCAGCAAAGACGGTCATGTTGCACATTAATAGTGCAGCATGTACAGGCGGAAATTATACGAGCACTCGGGCTTTTCCTTATAGGCCTAAAGTCGTAACTGGTAGTGCACTGACTGAGCGTTGCAAAATAACGTCAAACCCATCCTGCCAGTGCTGCACAGTGGCGGCGTCCCGGGTCCACACGCCCTGCCCGCGTTGCGGGTCATGCAAACGCAGGCCCAGCACCTTGCCCACCAGCAACAGGGTCGGCACCTGGTCACGCTGATCATCATCGGCCTGCCAGACCTGCACACGGTGCCCCCAACCCTGTCGCCAAGCGATCCATCGCGGATGCTGCAAGGCCACCCGATCTGTCTGGGCCAGCAGCACCTGCATCCTGGCCTGTCGGTTGGCCATGGCCCACGATTGCAAGGCCGTCACCACCGCACGCTGACCCAGGGGCCATGACTGAAAATCACGGTCGCTCAGGCACAAGGACGTGGGCTGGGTGCACGCCCAGGCCAGCGCGGCGCAGACGCGGTCAGAGAAGTCGCGCCATCCGTCGATGCGCCCCCCTTCTTCCCAGGTCGGTGCCGATTCGCTCATGGGGACCTCATCGCCACGGGTGCAACCAGCCGTCCAGGGCCCATTGCGTCAGCAACTCGCGCACGGCCGGGCTGGCGCGGCTCACGGCCAGGGGTGTCAGCTGCCGCTGATCGGCCAGGGTCTGCAGCACACGCGCATCTTTCCCGGCAGCGCGCCAGGATTCGCCATTGGCAAACACGCGGGCGTCGTCGTACATCATCCTGGTTTTGGGATCCAGGCGCACACCGTCTCCGTCGGCCAGCGCGCTGCCGCCCTGAAACCACACCGAGGGTTTGGGCTCGGTCAGCACCTCACCCAGCGCCGACATCAGGCCCTGTGGGTCGGTGAGCAAGCGGCTGATGGCCTCTTGTGCAAAGGTCTGCAGCCCGTCGGGGATGCGCGCTGGTGTGGCGGTGGCCGGCTGCGCCGGGTCTCGGTACAGCCTGGGGCGTTCGGGCGGCTCCAACTCATCGGCCCAGCGCAGCAGCAGCTCGCGTGACAGGCCGGTTGCTTCCGGCACCCTGAACCCTACGGAACAGGTCATGCAGTCGTCCCCCTCGGCCGCCCCATCATGGGCCCAGCCCGGCGGCAGGTACAGCATGTCGCCAGCCTCCAGCACCCACTCCTCGGTGGGCGTGAAGTGGCGCAGTATCTTCAAGGGCACGTCAGGTTCCAGCGTGCGGTCTTTCAATGGCGCAATGCGCCAGCGTCGCCGTCCAGACACCTGCAGCAAAAACACATCATATGAGTCGTAATGCGGCCCCACCCCGCCGGTGTCGGTGGCATAAGAAATCATGAGGTCGTCCAGCCGCGCGTCCGGCACGAAGCGGAAGCGTTGCAGCAACTCATGCGCGGCCGGCACATGCAAATCCAGGCCCTGCACCAGCACGGTCCAGCCTGGCTGAGACAAGGGCGGCAGCGATCGGCGGGCCACAGGGCCCCGTTTCAAACGCCAATCCGGGGCCTGGGCAGCCAAGGCCTTGCCCTTGGCACCACGCTGACCAGGCTGCCGCACGATGAGGCGCGACTCGACATCATCTTGTGCCGCCAGGGCAAACAGCTCGGCCCTGGACACGGGGGGCTGCACACCCGGCACCGCTTGCCGAATCAGCAAGGGCTTTTTCTGCCAATGCCGGCGCATGAACGCCTGAGGCGACAAGCCGCCCAGCAGGGGCGTGGGCTGGGCCAGGGGATCGATGGGCGCCACAGCGGCGCGACGTGGTGTGGAGGTGCGCGAGCTCATGCCCACATTGTGCGCCCGAGAAGATGCGAAAGCCGTCGCAGCCATGCGATGATCGCGGGATGATCATTGCCTCGCCCTGCGTGGTGAGCCTGACCTGGCGACTTGAAGACGCCCAGGGGCAGCTCATCGACGAACTAGACACCCCCATGGAATTTCTGGTGGGAGGTGAAGACCTGCTGCCCAAGGTTGAGCAAACGTTGCTGGACCAGGCGGCTGGATTTGAAGCCAACCTGCACCTCGAGCCCGAGCACGCGTTCGGCGACTACGACGCCGATCTGGTGTTTTTTGAGCCCAGAGACATCTTCCCGGCCGAGGTCTCACCAGGCATGCAGTTCGATGGCCCGCCGGAAGGGGCGTCCACGCCTGACCTGCCTCGCGAAGCCATCTACACCGTCACCGAGGTGTACGACCAGCATGTGGTGCTGGATGGCAACCACCCTCTGGCGGGGCTGGCACTGCGGCTGTCCTTGAAGGTGCACGATGTGCGCGCCGCCCTGGAAGAGGAAGTGGCCCAGGGCTCGGTGTCCTCACTGCCGTTCAGCCTGGCGCCCTCTCCGGGCCCGGACGACACCCTGCATTGACGCCGCCGGGCGCGGCGTCTGCGCAAGCTGCTCAGCCGCGCCCTGTCGAGCCGAACCCGCCCTGGCCGCGTTCGGTGGCCTCGAACGACTCGACCTGCCGAAACGCCACCTGCACCACGGGCACGATGACCATCTGGGCAATGCGGTCCATGGGCTGGATGGTCACGGGAGCGTGCCCCCGGTTCCAGGCACTCACCATCAGCGGGCCCTGGTAATCGGAATCGATCAGCCCCACGAGGTTGCCCAGCACAATGCCTTGTTTGTGTCCCAGCCCCGAACGGGGAAGGATCATGGCCGCCAGACCTGGATCGCCCAGGTGCATGGCCAGGCCGGTGGGAATCAGTTGCGCCTGACCGGGCTCCAGCACCAACGGTGCGTCGATGCAGGCCCTCAAATCCAGCCCGGCACTGCCGGTGGTGGCATACGCTGGCAGGGCATCGGCCACGCGGGCGTCCAGAACGCGGATGTCAACGGTCGTCATGCGTCTTGTCTTCAATGGATGGGGGGATCGGTGGGCTCACCCGGCGCGGCATGGCCTGCACGCACCCTGCCCTGTCGGGCCAGCCGAGTGGCCAGATCGCGCATCAGTTCTCGCGCCAGGGTGAGCTTGTCGGCACTGCTGCCATCGGCCGGCAGCGCTCGCTCGGTGTCGGCATCCACCAGCAGCAAGGCGTTGTCGTCGCGGCCAAAGGTGGCCGGCCCCAGATTGCCCACGATCAGGGGCACACCCTTGCGCACGAGCTTGGCGCGCGCGTGGGCCAGCAGTTGCTCGCTTTCGGCGGCAAAACCCACGCAGTAAGGTGCTTGTGGCAGGGCCGCCACCGTGGCCAGGATGTCGGGGT
The DNA window shown above is from Aquabacterium sp. A3 and carries:
- a CDS encoding DUF6502 family protein: MSETTPQAPAQQDVPALQLALNSLLEPLARLLVARGMPYAQVEETLKRSYVRAAQEAVEQHAGDKVPAHRRTSRISTMTGINRREVTRLSQPEPADADRRTSVVSEVFTRWITHPDYRDAQRQPLPLPRLGESPSFESLAQGVTRDVHPRSILDELCRLGMTEIDETRDQVRIARSTFVPQGDQARMLRFLGDNTGDHLRAAVSNVLSAGPPPHFEQSVFSDDLSAEAMPVIRALVERHWQMLLDESIPLLERLIEDDRRAGRLQNQRVRIGLFQYFEPQAPQPKARPISPKEHP
- a CDS encoding DUF5666 domain-containing protein; its protein translation is MNTKIAPIQSVIAKPHLGRWPRLSTSCAIALISSLTACGGGGGGDQSAQPGTGGTGSYASGSISGFGSVIINGIRYDDSSADVIDDDDDSLSRNDLKLGMTIEVEGGAVTAASTTGGLGRAVASAIRVVNEFKGPFGNVSGNDFTMLGQNMKVDAGTIFEGATDLADAVSKQLSTCPFAEVYGYYNAGDQTYTATRFACDDSATEYRLFGPVSNVNDTTFRIHALLVNYNSTVLDDQTLNDGNMVRVRLSAGSYNDASPAGMATRITVRNRQAPDTSKAEVEGLITGRTESSGTVNFSVNGLPVQVGSSTQLEDGLNLAQLQNGVRVEVEGRIVDGVLLAREIELEDDDDLRTQAENQEFVGLISAAQRVSGGGSFTLTTSGGRVYNVTYVDSALDDDITSSQISNGNRVEVKGTVDADGASISALEIDTEDD
- a CDS encoding DUF7931 domain-containing protein, which encodes MSESAPTWEEGGRIDGWRDFSDRVCAALAWACTQPTSLCLSDRDFQSWPLGQRAVVTALQSWAMANRQARMQVLLAQTDRVALQHPRWIAWRQGWGHRVQVWQADDDQRDQVPTLLLVGKVLGLRLHDPQRGQGVWTRDAATVQHWQDGFDVILQRSVSALPVTTLGL
- a CDS encoding ribosomal protein uL16 3-hydroxylase, whose product is MSSRTSTPRRAAVAPIDPLAQPTPLLGGLSPQAFMRRHWQKKPLLIRQAVPGVQPPVSRAELFALAAQDDVESRLIVRQPGQRGAKGKALAAQAPDWRLKRGPVARRSLPPLSQPGWTVLVQGLDLHVPAAHELLQRFRFVPDARLDDLMISYATDTGGVGPHYDSYDVFLLQVSGRRRWRIAPLKDRTLEPDVPLKILRHFTPTEEWVLEAGDMLYLPPGWAHDGAAEGDDCMTCSVGFRVPEATGLSRELLLRWADELEPPERPRLYRDPAQPATATPARIPDGLQTFAQEAISRLLTDPQGLMSALGEVLTEPKPSVWFQGGSALADGDGVRLDPKTRMMYDDARVFANGESWRAAGKDARVLQTLADQRQLTPLAVSRASPAVRELLTQWALDGWLHPWR
- a CDS encoding FKBP-type peptidyl-prolyl cis-trans isomerase, coding for MIIASPCVVSLTWRLEDAQGQLIDELDTPMEFLVGGEDLLPKVEQTLLDQAAGFEANLHLEPEHAFGDYDADLVFFEPRDIFPAEVSPGMQFDGPPEGASTPDLPREAIYTVTEVYDQHVVLDGNHPLAGLALRLSLKVHDVRAALEEEVAQGSVSSLPFSLAPSPGPDDTLH
- the dut gene encoding dUTP diphosphatase, whose amino-acid sequence is MTTVDIRVLDARVADALPAYATTGSAGLDLRACIDAPLVLEPGQAQLIPTGLAMHLGDPGLAAMILPRSGLGHKQGIVLGNLVGLIDSDYQGPLMVSAWNRGHAPVTIQPMDRIAQMVIVPVVQVAFRQVESFEATERGQGGFGSTGRG